A single Suricata suricatta isolate VVHF042 chromosome 2, meerkat_22Aug2017_6uvM2_HiC, whole genome shotgun sequence DNA region contains:
- the SLC18A3 gene encoding vesicular acetylcholine transporter yields MEPAAPAGQARTAASKLSEAMDAVLQDPRRQRRLVLVIVCVALFLDNMLYMVIVPIVPDYIAHMHKAGRPTMSPKVHTLQASTPASGSDNMGNTSASPTESEDVKIGVLFASKAILQLLVNPLSGPFIDRMSYDVPLLIGLGVLFASTVLFAFAEDYATLFAARSLQGLGSAFADTSGIAMIADKYPEEPERSRALGVALAFISFGSLVAPPFGGFLSQFAGKPVPFLVLAAVSLLDALLLLVVAKPFSAVTRARANLPVGTPIYRLMLDPYIAVVAGALTTCNIPLAFLEPTIATWMEHTMAASEWQTGMAWLPAFVPHVLGVYLTVRLAARYPHLQWLYGALGLAVIGASSCVVPACRSFAPLVISLCGLCFGIALVDTALLPTLAFLVDVRHVSVYGSVYAIADISYSVAYALGPIVAGHIVHSLGFVQLSLGMGLANLLYAPVLLLLRNVGLMRRSRSERDVLLDEPPQGLYDAVRLRERPVADPDGAPRSPSGPFDECEDVYNNYYTHS; encoded by the coding sequence ATGGAACCCGCGGCGCCGGCGGGCCAGGCCCGGACGGCGGCCAGCAAGCTGTCGGAGGCGATGGACGCAGTGCTGCAGGATCCCCGGCGGCAGCGGCGCCTGGTGCTGGTCATCGTGTGCGTGGCGCTGTTCCTGGACAACATGCTGTACATGGTCATCGTGCCCATCGTGCCCGACTACATTGCTCACATGCATAAGGCCGGTAGGCCCACCATGAGCCCCAAAGTGCACACCCTACAGGCGTCCACTCCAGCCAGTGGCAGTGACAACATGGGCAACACCTCAGCGTCCCCGACGGAAAGTGAGGACGTGAAGATCGGGGTGCTATTTGCCTCCAAGGCCATCCTGCAGCTGCTGGTGAATCCCCTGAGTGGGCCCTTCATTGACCGCATGAGCTACGACGTGCCGCTGCTAATCGGTCTGGGCGTCTTGTTTGCCTCCACAGTGCTATTCGCGTTCGCGGAGGACTATGCTACGCTCTTCGCTGCACGCAGCCTGCAGGGCCTGGGCTCGGCCTTTGCGGATACGTCCGGAATTGCCATGATTGCGGACAAGTATCCTGAAGAGCCGGAGCGCAGTCGCGCGTTGGGCGTGGCGCTGGCCTTCATCAGCTTCGGGAGTCTGGTGGCTCCACCCTTCGGGGGCTTCCTCTCCCAGTTCGCGGGCAAGCCTGTGCCCTTTCTGGTGCTCGCCGCAGTTTCGCTGCTCGACGCGCTGTTGCTGCTTGTGGTGGCCAAGCCGTTCTCCGCCGTGACGCGGGCGCGAGCCAACCTGCCGGTGGGCACACCCATCTACCGCCTCATGCTGGACCCTTACATTGCCGTGGTGGCCGGGGCGCTCACCACCTGCAACATCCCCCTTGCCTTCCTCGAGCCCACCATCGCCACGTGGATGGAGCACACGATGGCGGCGTCTGAATGGCAGACAGGCATGGCCTGGCTGCCAGCTTTCGTGCCCCATGTGCTAGGTGTCTACCTCACCGTGCGCCTGGCGGCGCGCTACCCACACCTGCAGTGGCTGTACGGAGCACTAGGGCTGGCAGTGATCGGCGCCAGCTCGTGCGTGGTGCCTGCCTGCCGCTCCTTCGCGCCTCTAGTGATCTCGCTCTGCGGCCTCTGCTTCGGCATTGCGCTGGTTGACACGGCACTGCTGCCCACGCTCGCCTTTCTCGTGGACGTGCGCCACGTCTCGGTCTACGGCAGCGTCTATGCCATTGCCGACATCTCCTATTCCGTGGCCTATGCTCTCGGGCCCATTGTGGCGGGGCACATAGTGCACTCGCTTGGTTTTGTGCAACTCAGCCTTGGCATGGGCCTGGCCAACCTGCTCTATGCAcctgtcctgctgctgctgcgCAACGTCGGCCTCATGAGGCGCTCCCGCTCCGAGCGCGACGTGCTGCTGGATGAGCCACCGCAGGGTCTGTATGATGCTGTGCGCCTGCGTGAGCGCCCTGTGGCAGACCCAGACGGCGCCCCTCGAAGCCCTTCGGGCCCTTTTGACGAGTGCGAGGACGT